The Mytilus edulis chromosome 12, xbMytEdul2.2, whole genome shotgun sequence genome contains a region encoding:
- the LOC139497444 gene encoding uncharacterized protein, with translation MSMMDELSKKLTSFDKTVQTLVKTVKNVTKRVDEVEKCMNFVNEKFEHNNNTTNNTIFRLQQDLDDLYDRHIDLQTRSMRENLIFTGIPLQDKDEQTEQTEKIIENFMVEQLKLNRPAEYERAHRFGKEYIERNRDGSVKFATKPIVCRFRNFKERETVRKAARELRDTGFGISEQFPKEINDRRKTLWPFFQEARRQGKKAFFRRDRLFVDGVDFFPPEKTDHQNPEATRQQPRRNYDDEGARPKLIQGKNNGRRSKKGH, from the coding sequence ATGTCGATGATGGATGAACTGTCAAAAAAATTAACTTCGTTTGATAAAACTGTCCAAACCTTAGTGAAAACCGTCAAAAATGTAACCAAAAGAGTCGATGAGGTCGAAAAGTGCATGAACTTTGTAAACGAAAAATTCGAACATAATAACAATACCACTAATAACACAATCTTCCGACTACAACAAGATCTAGATGACTTATATGATCGGCACATAGATCTCCAAACAAGATCAATGCGGGAGAACCTGATCTTCACCGGAATACCGCTTCAGGATAAAGACGAACAAACAGAACAAACggaaaaaatcattgaaaactttATGGTCGAACAACTCAAACTAAACAGACCCGCGGAATACGAACGTGCTCATCGTTTTGGGAAGGAATATATTGAGAGAAATAGAGATGGCTCAGTTAAATTTGCAACAAAGCCAATTGTCTGTAGATTCAGAAACTTTAAAGAACGCGAGACTGTTCGAAAAGCTGCAAGAGAGTTGAGGGATACTGGATTCGGCATTAGTGAGCAGTTCCCAAAAGAAATTAATGACAGACGAAAAACGCTATGGCCATTCTTCCAAGAAGCACGGAGACAGGGCAAAAAGGCATTCTTTAGGAGGGATCGCCTCTTCGTAGATGGAGTCGATTTTTTTCCACCAGagaaaacagatcatcaaaaccCTGAAGCGACAAGACAACAACCGAGACGGAACTACGATGATGAAGGCGCTCGCCCCAAATTAATCCAAGGAAAAAACAACGGGAGACGTTCCAAAAAAGGACATTAG